Proteins encoded by one window of Myxococcales bacterium:
- a CDS encoding AMP-binding protein produces the protein MGKRISEVFVSRVEKLGARAALKVKRGGRWVSTTWAGYYEASRKAARALMHLGMAPGESVCILGFNSPEWVIANMGAILASGVPAGIYTTNSPAQCQYIAAHSESRVAFAENDAQVAKFLEIRAELPRLLAIVQMTGNPRAGVDGVLSWDAFLALADKTPVADLDARTAAQKDSDVCTLIYTSGTTGDPKAVMITQENAVWTSETLAAQLGFNADDVSLSYLPLSHIAEQMLTIHGPMAIGSTVYFAEGLEALPDNLREVRPTYFLGVPRVWEKMMAKMMAAGAAAPPLRKKLVAWAKKVGLEGGYAEQRGDTKPFLYPLANKLIFSKVRERLGLDRARVCVTSAAPISLSTLEFFLSLGVPLLEVYGMSECTGPATFSTPEAYKTGKCGVKVPGTELKIAEDGEICYRGKHVFKGYLKNEQATREAIDEEGWLHSGDIGTLDKEGYVQITDRKKDLLITAGGENVAPQVIEGALKAIPVVGQAVVLGDRRKFLTALLTLDAERVVTDAQQCGSSARDVESASTDPVFRKHLEGLVEGVNATLARVQTIKKFAILPGELTIEGGELTPTMKVKRKVVNEKYKAEIEALYEGAGD, from the coding sequence ATGGGGAAGCGCATCAGCGAAGTGTTCGTGAGCAGGGTGGAGAAGCTCGGCGCGCGCGCCGCGCTGAAGGTGAAGCGAGGAGGCCGGTGGGTCTCGACCACCTGGGCGGGCTACTACGAGGCCTCGCGAAAGGCGGCCCGAGCCCTCATGCACCTCGGCATGGCCCCCGGCGAGTCGGTCTGCATCCTCGGGTTCAACTCGCCCGAGTGGGTCATCGCGAACATGGGCGCCATCCTCGCGAGCGGCGTGCCCGCCGGCATCTACACGACGAACAGCCCCGCGCAGTGCCAGTACATCGCGGCCCACTCGGAGTCGCGGGTCGCGTTCGCCGAGAACGACGCGCAGGTCGCGAAGTTCCTCGAGATCCGGGCCGAGCTGCCGCGGCTGCTGGCGATCGTCCAAATGACGGGCAACCCGCGCGCTGGGGTCGACGGCGTCCTCTCGTGGGACGCGTTCTTGGCGCTCGCCGACAAGACGCCTGTGGCCGACCTCGACGCCCGCACCGCCGCGCAGAAGGACAGCGACGTGTGCACGCTCATTTACACGTCGGGCACCACGGGCGACCCGAAAGCGGTGATGATCACCCAGGAGAACGCCGTGTGGACCTCCGAGACGCTCGCCGCGCAGCTCGGCTTCAACGCTGACGACGTGAGCCTCAGCTATCTGCCGCTCAGCCACATCGCCGAGCAGATGTTGACCATCCACGGGCCCATGGCGATCGGCTCGACGGTGTATTTCGCGGAGGGCCTCGAGGCCCTCCCCGACAACCTGCGGGAGGTGCGCCCGACGTATTTCCTAGGAGTGCCGCGCGTTTGGGAGAAGATGATGGCGAAGATGATGGCGGCCGGCGCCGCCGCGCCGCCCCTGCGCAAGAAGCTCGTCGCGTGGGCGAAGAAGGTGGGCCTCGAGGGCGGCTACGCCGAACAGCGCGGGGACACGAAGCCATTCCTCTACCCGCTCGCGAACAAGCTCATCTTCTCGAAGGTGCGCGAGCGCCTGGGGCTCGACCGCGCGCGCGTGTGCGTGACGAGCGCGGCGCCCATCTCGCTCAGCACGCTCGAGTTCTTCCTCAGCCTCGGCGTCCCGCTGCTCGAGGTGTACGGCATGAGCGAGTGCACGGGCCCGGCCACGTTCTCCACGCCCGAGGCCTACAAGACCGGGAAGTGCGGCGTGAAGGTGCCCGGCACCGAGCTGAAGATCGCAGAGGACGGCGAGATTTGCTACCGCGGCAAGCACGTGTTCAAGGGCTACCTGAAGAACGAGCAGGCCACGCGCGAGGCCATCGACGAGGAGGGGTGGCTCCACTCCGGGGACATCGGCACCCTCGACAAGGAGGGCTACGTCCAGATCACCGACCGCAAAAAGGACCTGCTCATCACCGCGGGCGGTGAGAACGTAGCGCCGCAGGTGATCGAAGGGGCGCTCAAGGCCATCCCCGTCGTGGGCCAGGCCGTCGTGCTCGGCGACCGGCGCAAGTTCCTGACCGCCCTGCTCACCCTCGACGCGGAGCGGGTGGTCACAGACGCGCAGCAGTGCGGGAGCTCGGCCCGCGACGTCGAGTCGGCTTCCACCGACCCGGTGTTCCGAAAGCACCTCGAGGGCCTCGTCGAGGGCGTGAACGCCACGCTCGCGCGGGTACAGACCATCAAGAAATTCGCCATCCTCCCCGGCGAGCTCACGATCGAGGGGGGCGAGCTCACCCCGACGATGAAGGTGAAGCGCAAGGTGGTGAACGAGAAGTACAAGGCTGAAATCGAGGCCCTGTACGAGGGCGCCGGCGACTGA
- a CDS encoding TetR/AcrR family transcriptional regulator: protein MDKTERRQQILAHAREVFARRGYHAAKIDEIVAAAGVARGTFYSYFDDKRAVFEELVDHAFVRLGLAFVKVDPADPSRTVAAQIQENIENIVATLLEDRATTKILLSDAVGLDPDLDRRLLNFYEQVGNVLEEAYRDGQALGVVAPGDVRIFALLTLGAMKELFYQVVMRGLDYPQDRIVAEMYAFLCRGVLRVD from the coding sequence ATGGACAAGACCGAGCGACGCCAGCAGATCCTCGCTCACGCCCGCGAGGTGTTCGCGCGGCGAGGGTATCACGCCGCGAAGATCGACGAGATCGTCGCGGCCGCGGGGGTCGCGCGGGGCACGTTCTACTCGTACTTCGACGACAAGCGCGCGGTGTTCGAGGAGCTCGTCGACCACGCCTTCGTGCGGCTCGGCCTCGCGTTCGTGAAGGTGGACCCCGCCGATCCCTCACGCACGGTGGCCGCCCAGATCCAGGAGAACATCGAGAACATCGTCGCCACGCTGCTCGAGGACCGCGCCACCACGAAGATCCTCCTCAGCGACGCGGTTGGCCTCGACCCCGACCTCGATCGCCGCCTGCTCAACTTCTACGAGCAGGTGGGCAACGTCCTCGAGGAGGCCTACCGCGACGGTCAGGCGCTCGGCGTCGTGGCCCCGGGCGACGTGCGCATCTTCGCGCTCCTCACCTTGGGCGCGATGAAGGAGCTGTTCTACCAGGTCGTCATGCGCGGCCTCGACTACCCCCAGGATCGCATCGTCGCCGAGATGTACGCGTTCCTCTGCCGCGGCGTGCTGCGCGTCGACTGA
- a CDS encoding 1-acyl-sn-glycerol-3-phosphate acyltransferase, with product MKRRRGVAYWLGRAWLGAFGWRVEGEAPAVRKAVVVAAPHTSAWDWPFTLATAAVLGVEMRWVGKHTLFENPLMGRFMRWTGGLPVDRAKTKDMVTKVADLLRAHDDLFLIVAPEGTRRRADRWKTGFYYMARAADVPVVLGYLDYAKKTSGLGTLFYPTGDLHKDMRQIRAFYKDVTGKHPERTSEVSVGMEPALRPGLFGQTPRWGTA from the coding sequence ATGAAGCGACGGCGTGGCGTCGCGTATTGGTTGGGTCGTGCGTGGCTCGGGGCCTTCGGCTGGCGGGTCGAGGGCGAGGCGCCGGCCGTGCGCAAGGCCGTGGTGGTGGCGGCGCCCCACACGTCTGCCTGGGACTGGCCATTTACCCTGGCGACCGCCGCGGTGCTCGGCGTGGAGATGCGCTGGGTGGGCAAGCACACCCTCTTCGAGAACCCGCTCATGGGACGCTTCATGCGCTGGACCGGCGGTCTCCCGGTGGACCGCGCCAAGACCAAAGACATGGTCACGAAGGTGGCCGACCTGCTCCGCGCGCACGACGATCTCTTCCTCATCGTCGCGCCCGAGGGCACGCGCCGCCGCGCCGACCGCTGGAAGACCGGCTTCTACTACATGGCCCGCGCGGCCGACGTTCCGGTGGTGCTCGGGTACCTCGACTACGCCAAGAAGACCTCGGGTCTCGGCACGCTCTTCTACCCGACCGGCGACCTGCACAAGGACATGCGGCAGATTCGTGCATTTTACAAAGATGTCACGGGCAAGCACCCGGAGCGCACGAGCGAGGTCTCGGTCGGCATGGAGCCGGCGCTGCGCCCCGGTCTCTTCGGGCAGACGCCGCGGTGGGGCACGGCGTAG
- a CDS encoding PQQ-dependent sugar dehydrogenase: MRASAHRRAGLRVAGPLLAAVVASGTAGACGDTAPGGGDGGAAEGGAVTDATVTPPGSDAADAADATVADAKPDTSDGAVGPTRAPFGLDARPANPTCRLPTRPAAPTRSLRLTRVFASAGLVEPLAMAQIPGDRTRFFFLERGGRLVSVAGPGATSKTVVATFPDTDTEGEGGALGLAFHPRFAQNGFAYVSYTRAGVLGMESLIVRLRSTDNGVTFGPPTIVLGPFEQPASNHNGGDLHFGPDGLLYASFGDGGGQNDPLGNGQRKDTFFSKLLRIDVDTPSPPNAYSIPDGNPWKAGGGEPATFAYGFRNPYRFSIDSVTGDVWVGDVGEDTWEELNKVVAGGNYGWSRREGPECFPPGATCSTAGLEDPIVSLPHADAFAVAIVGGPVYRGAKMPGRVGQVLFADVLSKLFSLRTDPATGVASWTQEVPDFPLEPVVAIVEDDAKEVYLLAYTNEVYAIDEEPGPPATTTFPEKLSDTGCFQKSNPKLPVSAMIPYSPNSPFWSDGAEKERYFAIPDGAKITVTASGDFDFPIGTVLAKSFRIAGKLVETRLFARHDDGEWGGYSYEWNDTETDATLLPAGKVKTVGTTAWTYPSRGDCFRCHTAAAGRSLGLELGQLNGDGVYPSTNRISNQLRTLDRAGFLTAPLPDPATLVAYPPPFEASAGSLEARARSYLHSNCSNCHRPGGTARGNFDFLYASTLAGSRMCGATPVAGDLGVAGAKVLDPSKPATSLLSLRMRAPAACRMPPLATRQVDAQGALLVDDWIRSLATCPP, encoded by the coding sequence ATGCGGGCGAGTGCTCACCGACGTGCCGGTCTTCGGGTTGCAGGCCCCCTCCTCGCGGCGGTCGTCGCGTCAGGCACGGCGGGCGCGTGCGGTGACACCGCGCCGGGCGGCGGCGACGGCGGCGCGGCCGAGGGCGGCGCCGTGACCGACGCGACGGTGACGCCGCCCGGTTCCGACGCGGCCGACGCGGCTGACGCGACGGTCGCAGACGCCAAGCCCGACACGAGCGACGGCGCGGTCGGCCCCACGCGTGCGCCGTTCGGCCTCGACGCTCGCCCGGCGAACCCCACGTGCCGGCTGCCGACCCGGCCCGCCGCGCCGACCCGCTCGCTGCGCCTGACACGCGTCTTCGCGAGCGCGGGTCTGGTCGAACCCCTGGCGATGGCCCAGATCCCGGGCGACCGAACGCGGTTCTTCTTCCTCGAGCGCGGCGGCAGGCTCGTCTCCGTCGCCGGGCCGGGCGCGACCTCGAAGACCGTGGTCGCGACCTTCCCCGACACGGACACGGAGGGCGAGGGTGGCGCGCTCGGCCTCGCGTTCCACCCGCGCTTCGCCCAGAACGGGTTCGCGTACGTGTCCTACACGCGCGCCGGCGTCCTGGGAATGGAGTCCCTCATCGTGCGCCTCCGGTCCACCGACAACGGGGTCACGTTCGGGCCGCCGACGATCGTCCTGGGGCCCTTCGAGCAGCCAGCCTCGAACCACAACGGGGGAGATCTGCACTTCGGCCCCGACGGCCTCCTGTACGCGAGCTTCGGCGACGGGGGCGGGCAAAACGACCCGCTCGGCAACGGGCAACGCAAGGACACCTTCTTCTCCAAACTCTTGAGGATCGACGTCGACACTCCGAGCCCGCCAAACGCGTACTCCATTCCGGACGGGAACCCGTGGAAGGCCGGGGGCGGCGAGCCGGCGACGTTCGCCTACGGCTTCCGAAACCCCTATCGCTTCAGCATCGACTCCGTGACGGGGGACGTGTGGGTCGGCGACGTCGGCGAGGACACCTGGGAAGAGCTCAACAAGGTCGTGGCGGGGGGCAACTACGGGTGGAGTCGGCGCGAGGGCCCTGAGTGTTTCCCGCCGGGCGCGACCTGCAGCACCGCGGGGCTCGAGGACCCTATCGTCTCGCTCCCCCACGCCGACGCGTTCGCCGTGGCGATCGTCGGCGGCCCCGTCTACCGCGGCGCGAAAATGCCGGGGCGCGTCGGACAGGTCCTCTTCGCCGACGTGCTCAGCAAGCTGTTCTCGCTCCGCACCGATCCCGCCACGGGCGTGGCGTCGTGGACGCAAGAGGTCCCGGACTTCCCCCTGGAGCCCGTCGTCGCGATCGTGGAAGACGACGCGAAGGAGGTCTACTTGCTCGCCTACACGAACGAGGTGTACGCGATCGACGAAGAGCCCGGACCACCCGCGACCACCACTTTTCCCGAGAAGCTCTCCGACACGGGCTGCTTCCAGAAGAGCAACCCGAAGCTGCCCGTCTCTGCGATGATTCCCTATTCGCCGAACAGCCCCTTTTGGTCCGACGGGGCCGAGAAGGAGCGCTACTTCGCGATCCCGGACGGCGCAAAAATCACCGTCACGGCGTCGGGAGACTTCGACTTCCCCATCGGCACGGTATTGGCAAAGAGCTTCCGTATCGCTGGCAAGCTCGTGGAGACTCGCCTCTTCGCTCGCCACGACGACGGCGAGTGGGGTGGGTACAGCTACGAGTGGAACGACACGGAGACCGACGCGACCCTGCTGCCCGCCGGCAAGGTCAAGACCGTGGGGACCACTGCGTGGACCTACCCGAGCCGAGGTGACTGCTTCCGCTGCCACACGGCGGCGGCGGGCCGCTCCCTGGGGCTCGAGCTCGGGCAGCTCAACGGCGACGGCGTGTACCCCTCCACCAACCGCATCTCGAACCAGCTCCGGACGCTGGACCGCGCGGGCTTCTTGACGGCACCGCTGCCCGACCCGGCCACGCTCGTGGCCTATCCCCCACCCTTCGAAGCTTCAGCTGGAAGCTTGGAGGCGCGCGCGCGCTCGTACCTTCACTCGAACTGCTCGAACTGCCACCGGCCGGGCGGTACCGCGCGCGGCAACTTCGATTTCCTCTACGCCTCCACCCTGGCCGGCAGCCGTATGTGTGGGGCCACCCCGGTCGCGGGCGATCTCGGCGTCGCAGGCGCGAAGGTCCTCGATCCGAGCAAACCGGCGACGTCGCTCTTGTCCCTGCGAATGCGCGCACCCGCCGCATGCCGCATGCCGCCGCTCGCGACCCGGCAGGTGGACGCCCAAGGCGCGCTGCTCGTCGACGATTGGATTCGATCGCTCGCCACGTGCCCCCCCTGA
- a CDS encoding MFS transporter, which translates to MVFPLLPAFVAALGASPTFFGLVEGLADAVASLLKLAAGALVDRAPAKKPLVLVGYGLSALVRPLMALATAPWHVLGVRLADRVGKGIRSAPRDVLLASAVPASESGRAFGFHRAMDHAGAVVGPLVAAGLLASGLSVRSVFLCALVPGALSVVAVLALRERASPGGESAPQEGALPSETAAPSAPRLPTRLRVALGILGVFALGNSSDAFLLLRARELGVSLASLPLLWTALHVSKLASSALGGDLSDRVPRARLIVAGWLVYSVTYLGFGLATRPWHVWGLFVVYGTYYGLTEPAEKALVKDLAPVALRGRAYGLYHFLVGIAAVPAGVLTGALWQARGPLTALGAGAALAAVSAVAMMAWERGRPR; encoded by the coding sequence ATGGTCTTCCCGCTGCTGCCCGCGTTCGTCGCGGCCCTCGGCGCGAGCCCCACGTTCTTCGGACTCGTCGAGGGCCTCGCCGACGCCGTGGCGAGCCTCCTCAAGCTCGCCGCGGGCGCGCTCGTCGACCGCGCGCCCGCGAAGAAGCCGCTCGTGCTCGTGGGCTATGGACTCTCTGCGCTCGTGCGTCCGCTGATGGCGCTCGCCACCGCGCCCTGGCACGTGCTCGGCGTACGCCTGGCGGACCGCGTCGGGAAGGGGATCCGCTCGGCGCCTCGCGACGTGCTCCTCGCGAGCGCCGTCCCCGCGAGCGAGTCTGGGCGCGCGTTCGGCTTCCACCGGGCGATGGACCACGCCGGCGCCGTGGTCGGACCGCTCGTCGCTGCCGGCCTCCTCGCGTCGGGGCTCTCCGTGCGGAGCGTGTTCTTGTGTGCGTTGGTCCCCGGAGCGCTCTCCGTCGTCGCGGTCTTGGCCCTGCGCGAGCGCGCGAGCCCCGGCGGGGAGAGCGCGCCGCAGGAGGGAGCGCTCCCCTCGGAGACCGCCGCTCCGAGCGCGCCCCGGCTGCCGACGCGGCTGCGCGTCGCGCTTGGCATCTTGGGGGTCTTCGCGCTCGGCAACTCGTCCGACGCGTTCTTGCTCCTCCGAGCGCGGGAGTTAGGCGTCTCGCTGGCGTCGCTGCCGCTGCTCTGGACGGCGCTTCATGTCTCGAAGCTCGCGAGCTCGGCGCTCGGCGGCGATCTGTCCGACCGGGTGCCGCGGGCGCGTCTCATCGTCGCGGGGTGGCTCGTCTACTCGGTGACCTACCTTGGCTTCGGGCTCGCGACGCGACCGTGGCACGTGTGGGGCCTCTTCGTGGTCTACGGCACCTATTACGGCCTCACGGAGCCCGCGGAGAAGGCGCTGGTGAAGGACCTCGCGCCAGTGGCCCTGCGAGGTCGCGCGTACGGCCTCTACCACTTCCTGGTGGGCATCGCGGCGGTGCCCGCCGGCGTGCTCACGGGGGCACTCTGGCAGGCGCGCGGGCCGCTGACGGCGCTCGGCGCGGGCGCCGCGCTCGCTGCCGTCTCCGCGGTGGCGATGATGGCGTGGGAGCGAGGGAGGCCGCGCTGA
- a CDS encoding HAD-IG family 5'-nucleotidase: MTNDDKAASESGATGSGDATARLRRDAGGATPDAAGTGGQLFLPLDDFLTRDRPPRIARQQRVFCNRNLRLAHIAWVGFDMDYTLAIYNQAEMDRLSIEATLKKLIARGYPEFIQSVTVPTDFAVRGLLIDKRFGHVLKMDRYKNVSKGFHGFRELSRDEIRALYHSKKIRPATPRYHWIDTLYALSEAVTYASLVQALEDRGFAVDYAKLFTDIRECIDEAHRDGTILDAIAADLPRFVLRDADLAPTLHKLRSSGKRLFLLTNSRWAYTERMMTYLLGGSMNEYPSWRNFFDVVIVAATKPAFFQERRPLLEHEGDRTKPAALPLERGKVYEGGNLQELERAMGVAGDQVLYVGDHIYGDILRSKKDSAWRTAMIIQELETEVSAYESCRDDLETLSRLEELRERHEDDLRFYQARIKDLARQLDRDPSDRLEAERARVKRAVERIRGVLRHVESESLAIERRADARFHAYWGSLMKDGNEQSSFGKQVDEYACIYTSRVSNLGAYSPTQFFRSPRDVMAHEIGE; this comes from the coding sequence ATGACCAACGACGACAAGGCCGCGTCCGAGAGCGGCGCGACCGGGAGCGGCGACGCGACCGCGAGGCTCCGGCGCGACGCAGGCGGCGCGACGCCCGACGCCGCCGGGACCGGCGGGCAGCTCTTCCTGCCGCTCGACGACTTCCTCACCCGCGACCGGCCTCCGCGCATCGCGCGGCAACAACGTGTATTCTGCAATCGCAACCTGCGGCTCGCGCACATCGCGTGGGTCGGCTTCGACATGGACTACACGCTCGCCATCTACAACCAAGCCGAGATGGACCGTCTGTCGATCGAGGCGACCCTCAAGAAGCTCATCGCGCGCGGGTACCCCGAATTCATCCAGAGCGTCACGGTGCCGACCGACTTCGCCGTGCGCGGGCTGCTCATCGACAAGCGCTTCGGGCACGTCCTGAAGATGGACCGCTACAAGAACGTGAGCAAGGGCTTCCACGGCTTCCGCGAGCTGTCGCGCGACGAGATCCGCGCGCTCTATCACTCGAAGAAGATCCGCCCGGCTACCCCGCGCTACCACTGGATCGACACGCTCTACGCGCTCAGCGAGGCGGTGACCTACGCGTCGCTCGTGCAGGCTCTCGAGGACCGAGGGTTCGCGGTCGACTACGCGAAGCTCTTCACCGATATCCGAGAGTGCATCGACGAGGCGCACCGGGACGGCACGATCCTGGACGCCATCGCCGCCGATCTTCCCCGCTTCGTGCTCCGCGACGCGGACCTCGCGCCGACGCTCCACAAGCTACGGAGCTCGGGCAAGCGCCTCTTCCTGCTGACCAACTCGCGATGGGCCTACACCGAGCGCATGATGACGTACCTGCTCGGCGGCAGCATGAACGAGTACCCGTCGTGGCGGAACTTCTTCGACGTCGTCATCGTCGCGGCGACCAAGCCCGCCTTCTTCCAGGAGCGGCGACCGCTGCTGGAGCACGAGGGCGACCGCACGAAGCCGGCGGCCCTCCCGCTCGAGCGGGGAAAGGTCTACGAGGGAGGCAACCTGCAGGAGCTCGAACGCGCGATGGGCGTCGCGGGCGATCAGGTGCTCTACGTGGGCGATCACATTTACGGCGACATCCTCCGGTCGAAGAAGGACTCGGCCTGGCGCACGGCCATGATCATCCAGGAGCTCGAGACCGAGGTCTCGGCCTACGAGTCGTGCCGCGACGACCTCGAGACCCTCTCGCGCCTCGAGGAGCTGCGCGAGCGTCACGAGGACGATCTGCGCTTTTATCAGGCGCGCATCAAGGATCTCGCTCGGCAGCTCGACCGGGATCCGAGCGACAGGCTCGAGGCCGAGCGCGCCCGCGTGAAGCGCGCGGTCGAGCGCATCCGCGGCGTGCTTCGCCACGTGGAGTCCGAGTCGCTGGCGATCGAGCGCCGCGCCGACGCGCGCTTCCACGCCTACTGGGGCTCCCTCATGAAGGACGGCAACGAGCAGTCGAGCTTCGGAAAGCAGGTTGACGAGTACGCGTGCATTTACACCTCGCGCGTGTCGAACCTCGGCGCCTACTCGCCGACGCAGTTCTTCCGGAGCCCTCGCGACGTGATGGCGCACGAGATCGGCGAGTAG
- a CDS encoding glutamine amidotransferase: MGPLVVLRSGDVPPPIAARRGEYLGWFRGHVGDAWPGADAWVEHDVRVDAPLPDPRAVAGFVLTGSSHSVTERAPWMLRYEAYLRECVAADAPVLGVCFGHQILAQALGGHVTQNPRGREMGTRVARRLGDDPLFAGLGAAFSVNTTHVDTVARLPRGARILATTALEPHAAFALAEHPRVRAVQFHPEIDGDAMRQWVTLRRPLLEAEGLDADAILSEATDTPAGVSVLRNFVTELVARP; encoded by the coding sequence ATGGGCCCCCTCGTCGTCCTCCGCTCCGGTGACGTGCCTCCTCCCATCGCCGCGCGTCGCGGCGAGTACCTGGGCTGGTTCCGCGGTCACGTGGGGGACGCGTGGCCCGGCGCCGATGCGTGGGTCGAGCACGACGTCCGCGTCGACGCGCCGCTGCCCGATCCCCGCGCCGTCGCCGGCTTCGTCCTCACGGGCTCGAGCCACAGCGTCACCGAGCGCGCCCCCTGGATGCTCCGCTACGAAGCGTACCTCCGCGAGTGCGTCGCGGCCGACGCGCCGGTCCTCGGGGTCTGCTTCGGCCACCAGATCCTCGCCCAGGCGCTCGGTGGGCACGTCACGCAGAACCCCCGCGGGCGAGAGATGGGGACCCGCGTCGCGCGTCGCCTCGGCGACGATCCGCTCTTCGCGGGCCTTGGCGCCGCGTTCTCCGTGAACACCACTCATGTCGACACGGTCGCGCGGCTGCCGAGGGGCGCGCGGATCCTCGCCACCACCGCGCTGGAGCCCCACGCCGCCTTCGCGCTCGCCGAGCACCCGCGCGTGCGCGCGGTGCAGTTTCACCCCGAGATAGACGGCGACGCCATGCGCCAGTGGGTCACGTTGCGGAGACCGCTCCTCGAGGCGGAGGGCCTCGACGCCGACGCCATCCTCTCCGAGGCCACAGACACGCCTGCGGGCGTCTCCGTGCTCCGCAACTTCGTGACAGAGTTGGTGGCTCGTCCCTAG
- a CDS encoding DUF58 domain-containing protein, protein MTFFKLLRAGFHGLLLFLLPWAVGGLSSMVFDTSEVQDSGGEFATYFAYLTTPLFFAQLVGISVKVGRERRALRVAGKPPFTALVEALDRHVRVMTARGISLAITSLIAVGLALSAKWAQLGVIAVAGLGLNYLFATAATLVSAFSVRAFDDRVRRGRGSIERELQPAVVDAGDAVVERFTLARIPVPPGFRLHIEETLPRRLGGDTRFALDRSVSRTDTTVSAPLPRTPRGVYELGPAEIWYEDVLGLTRVRVAARAVASLRALPRLRPLQLDKKPRSLAKAEGSLSMLSRRPTEEHYGVRAYLPGDDLRRVHWKLSVNTGQLQVRVPESVPYAPRKVLLVLDSYLPEADGAREEHLEALLDLLVEGWIALAHTLAKRGEKVSLAVAARGPGGTVQLHEMVAKRGEERKWRALGADVAWQNHFPLDAFPRPGGDMSAIFVSAGFGPAAQAIGPGASVIYADPSVIDPREIMATQKELSALGKLLFFKYPVGADDNRTDLLGLFKGKPSPNVAAARAAEGARYATQLSHARGAHVLRLRRAGPNLALEGT, encoded by the coding sequence ATGACGTTCTTCAAGCTGCTCCGCGCCGGCTTCCACGGCCTCCTCCTCTTCCTGCTCCCGTGGGCGGTGGGCGGGCTCTCGTCGATGGTCTTCGACACGAGCGAGGTACAGGACTCGGGCGGCGAATTTGCGACGTATTTCGCATACTTAACCACCCCCCTCTTCTTCGCCCAGCTCGTGGGCATCTCGGTCAAGGTGGGCCGCGAGCGGCGAGCGCTGCGCGTCGCCGGCAAGCCGCCGTTCACCGCGCTCGTGGAGGCCCTCGATCGCCACGTGCGCGTGATGACCGCCCGCGGCATCTCGCTCGCCATCACCTCCCTCATCGCCGTCGGGCTCGCGCTCTCGGCAAAGTGGGCGCAGCTGGGCGTCATCGCGGTCGCGGGCCTCGGCCTGAACTACCTCTTCGCGACCGCCGCGACCCTGGTGTCCGCGTTCAGCGTGCGGGCCTTCGACGACCGGGTGAGGCGAGGCCGCGGCTCCATCGAGCGCGAGCTGCAGCCCGCGGTAGTCGACGCCGGCGACGCCGTGGTCGAGCGCTTCACGCTCGCCCGTATCCCGGTCCCGCCGGGCTTTCGCCTCCACATCGAAGAGACGCTTCCCCGCAGGCTCGGCGGCGACACGCGCTTCGCGCTGGACCGATCGGTCTCTCGCACCGACACCACCGTGTCGGCCCCCCTCCCGCGCACGCCGCGCGGGGTGTACGAGCTTGGGCCCGCCGAGATCTGGTACGAGGACGTGCTCGGCCTCACCCGCGTGCGGGTCGCGGCGCGCGCGGTGGCGAGCCTCCGGGCGCTTCCGCGGCTGCGCCCCCTTCAGCTCGACAAGAAGCCGCGCTCCTTGGCCAAGGCAGAGGGCTCGCTCAGCATGCTCTCGCGCCGCCCGACCGAGGAGCACTACGGCGTGCGCGCCTACCTCCCCGGCGACGACCTCCGCCGCGTCCACTGGAAGCTCAGCGTCAACACGGGTCAGCTCCAGGTGCGCGTGCCCGAGTCGGTGCCGTATGCGCCGCGCAAGGTGCTGCTCGTGCTCGACAGCTACCTCCCCGAGGCCGACGGTGCCCGCGAGGAGCACCTCGAGGCCCTGCTCGATCTCCTCGTCGAAGGGTGGATCGCGCTGGCGCACACCCTGGCGAAGCGCGGCGAGAAGGTGAGCCTCGCGGTCGCCGCGCGCGGCCCAGGAGGCACCGTCCAGCTCCACGAGATGGTCGCGAAGCGAGGCGAGGAGCGGAAGTGGCGGGCCCTCGGCGCAGACGTGGCTTGGCAGAATCACTTCCCGCTCGACGCCTTCCCCCGCCCGGGCGGCGACATGTCCGCCATCTTCGTGAGCGCAGGGTTCGGCCCCGCCGCGCAAGCGATCGGACCAGGCGCGAGCGTGATCTACGCCGATCCGTCCGTGATCGACCCGCGCGAGATCATGGCGACGCAGAAGGAGCTGAGCGCCCTCGGGAAGCTCCTGTTCTTCAAGTATCCCGTCGGCGCGGACGACAATCGCACCGACCTGCTCGGGCTCTTCAAGGGGAAGCCCTCGCCCAACGTCGCCGCCGCGCGCGCCGCGGAGGGCGCTCGCTACGCCACGCAGCTGTCGCACGCGCGAGGTGCGCACGTCCTGCGGCTCCGGCGTGCCGGACCGAACCTCGCGCTGGAGGGGACATGA